One genomic region from Rhizomicrobium palustre encodes:
- a CDS encoding iron-containing alcohol dehydrogenase — MVFRLCFPKVNISGAGALASVPDELIGAGFKRPLIVTDKVLVGLGVVEPLLAGLAAKGLKAKVFDGVVPNPTVKEVGEGFAAFRDHDADSLIAVGGGSPIDTAKAIRILSANPGPITLYNGVGKVGKEGAFLIAVNTTAGTAAEVTSNAVITDTAAGYKMVIIDAKIIPNISVNDPEMMTGIPAATTAATGMDALTHAIEAYVAKGAHILTDHAALESIRIISAWLPKAVENGADLQAREMMAYGQFVAGLAFNSAGLGCVHAMAHQPGALKNLPHGVCNAILLPVVSAFNRPHAVARFARIAAAMGVDTSAMSEETASLAAIDAIRALSAKVGIPKGFSVFGVTEADLPLWVTQAQQDPCAPGNPVAISDAEMLELYREAL; from the coding sequence ATGGTCTTTCGGCTTTGCTTTCCTAAGGTCAATATCAGCGGGGCAGGGGCTTTGGCCTCTGTGCCGGATGAACTCATCGGGGCTGGTTTCAAGCGCCCCTTGATCGTCACCGATAAGGTGCTGGTTGGGCTTGGCGTCGTGGAACCGCTTCTGGCGGGGCTTGCGGCGAAAGGGCTGAAGGCCAAGGTGTTCGACGGCGTGGTGCCGAACCCCACCGTCAAAGAGGTTGGCGAAGGCTTCGCGGCCTTCCGCGACCACGATGCCGATAGCCTGATCGCTGTTGGTGGCGGTAGCCCGATCGACACCGCCAAGGCGATCCGTATCCTCTCCGCCAATCCCGGCCCGATCACGCTCTATAACGGCGTGGGTAAGGTTGGGAAGGAAGGCGCGTTCCTGATCGCGGTGAACACCACGGCGGGTACGGCTGCGGAAGTGACCTCTAACGCGGTCATCACCGATACCGCTGCTGGCTATAAGATGGTCATCATCGACGCCAAGATCATTCCCAATATCTCGGTGAATGATCCTGAGATGATGACCGGCATTCCGGCCGCAACCACGGCCGCGACGGGCATGGATGCTTTGACCCATGCCATCGAAGCCTATGTTGCCAAGGGCGCCCATATCCTAACCGACCATGCGGCTTTGGAATCCATCCGGATCATTTCCGCTTGGCTGCCGAAGGCGGTGGAGAACGGTGCCGATCTCCAGGCCCGTGAGATGATGGCCTATGGCCAGTTTGTCGCTGGTCTTGCCTTCAATAGCGCTGGCCTTGGCTGCGTCCACGCCATGGCCCATCAGCCGGGTGCGCTGAAAAACCTTCCCCATGGGGTCTGCAACGCGATCCTCTTGCCGGTGGTCTCCGCCTTCAATCGTCCGCATGCGGTGGCGCGTTTCGCGCGTATTGCCGCGGCGATGGGCGTCGATACCAGCGCGATGAGCGAGGAAACTGCCTCCTTGGCCGCAATTGATGCCATTCGGGCCCTGTCGGCCAAGGTTGGGATTCCGAAAGGTTTCTCCGTCTTTGGCGTGACCGAGGCGGATTTGCCGCTTTGGGTGACCCAGGCCCAGCAAGATCCCTGCGCCCCGGGTAACCCCGTGGCCATCAGCGATGCTGAAATGTTGGAGCTTTACCGGGAGGCGCTCTAA
- a CDS encoding glycoside hydrolase family 88/105 protein: MNVVRKINDVTQGEVYATIDRLIDNLVNIKDESGKFLLRLEDGRVIDTKGWNDWEWTHGVGLYGLLKYWQLTGKQEPLDIAIKWFRDRLAAGTPTKNVNTVAAFLTGAYLVEVAGERPIVPYLDVWAEWIMRDMPRTTENGLQHIVFNSENPQQLWDDTLMMSVLPLAKIGLLLNRPAYVEEAKRQFMLHIKYLADRETGLWFHGWTFEGRHHFAKARWARGNSWVTIAIPEFIELLDLQPGDATREFLIETLKAQVDALVKYQREDGLWCTLIDDPTSYGEASAAAGFAFGILKAVRKGYIDASYLDSGLKAVKGVLANIGEDGELHNVSFGTPVFDTLQGYKDIALTSMPYGQAMAMLALCEFSTLFI; encoded by the coding sequence ATGAACGTGGTCCGAAAGATTAACGACGTCACGCAGGGCGAGGTCTATGCCACCATCGACCGCCTGATCGACAATCTCGTCAACATCAAGGACGAGAGCGGCAAGTTCCTGCTGCGCCTGGAAGACGGCCGCGTGATCGACACCAAGGGCTGGAACGATTGGGAATGGACCCATGGCGTCGGCCTTTATGGCCTGCTGAAATATTGGCAGCTCACTGGCAAGCAAGAGCCGCTGGACATCGCCATCAAGTGGTTCCGTGATCGCCTCGCGGCCGGCACGCCGACCAAGAACGTCAACACCGTTGCGGCTTTCTTGACCGGCGCCTATCTCGTCGAAGTGGCGGGCGAACGCCCCATCGTGCCGTATCTGGACGTCTGGGCCGAATGGATCATGCGCGACATGCCGCGCACCACGGAAAATGGCCTGCAGCACATCGTCTTCAACAGCGAAAACCCGCAGCAGCTGTGGGACGACACGCTGATGATGAGCGTTCTGCCGCTCGCCAAGATCGGCCTGCTCTTGAACCGCCCGGCTTATGTCGAAGAAGCCAAGCGCCAGTTCATGCTGCACATCAAATATCTCGCAGATCGCGAGACCGGGCTGTGGTTCCATGGCTGGACTTTCGAAGGCCGTCACCACTTCGCCAAGGCCCGCTGGGCGCGCGGCAATTCCTGGGTCACGATCGCGATCCCGGAATTCATCGAACTCCTCGATCTGCAGCCGGGTGATGCCACCCGCGAATTCCTGATCGAAACCTTGAAGGCTCAGGTCGATGCGCTGGTGAAGTATCAGCGTGAAGATGGCCTGTGGTGCACGCTGATCGACGATCCGACTTCTTACGGTGAAGCATCTGCGGCCGCTGGTTTTGCTTTCGGTATCCTGAAGGCAGTGCGCAAGGGCTATATCGATGCGTCCTATCTCGACTCGGGCCTGAAGGCCGTGAAGGGTGTTCTCGCCAATATCGGCGAGGATGGCGAGCTGCATAACGTGTCCTTCGGCACGCCGGTGTTCGACACCTTGCAGGGCTATAAGGATATCGCGCTCACCTCCATGCCGTACGGCCAGGCGATGGCGATGCTGGCGCTCTGCGAATTCTCCACGCTCTTCATTTAA
- a CDS encoding glycoside hydrolase family 35 protein yields MKAQFLSAAAVLALVAFGAQAAPAQPSHKITWDNRSLMIDGKRVAIWSGEFHPFRLPSPDLWRDALQKMKATGYNAVSVYFPWDFYSFAQGKYDFTGVRDIDRLFTIAEEEGMYVIARPGPYANAELTRGGFPGWLVNQKAKARTDDPAYLAAADEWLSQIDPIIARHQATKGGSVIAYQIENELLETTPSHSRYMQHLADKVRDDGITIPLFSNDIGRNGYWVPKSSKVEKTVPGPTDLYAWDSYPGGPCMADGTPGGLHAAPDFGWYSQGGAKGGSSASPNTPGFTSEFGGGWFDFWGSDGLYTCLANRIGSGYERVFYGTNIANGLIIHNVYMAVGGTSWGWLPGPIVFTSYDYGAGIDESLGLRDKAQTMKMIGGFIAATGESLAGMQKSDPVASSNPTIKLYHNANPDDGSHLIVAMHNPSSAVTKDKFSFSLKTRDGAYRIPAEGEIAVNGQDAKMLLADFGFLGQHLVYATSQLQTALKTADGDVALFYAPESEMGEMVLRYASAPKVTVLAGQAQSQFDAKTGDLRLNYTHSGIIRLRIEGGGRAPLTLLIATTEIGKTFWHDGTVLVRGGALLRKAKADGGVLSLEGDNTASETLEVWASKPFSKLTWNGDALTLTKTASGSVETSSLSAPEPVKLPDIWAGTWRFQAGSPEAARDFDDSAWRKADSKGGTSTVKPPLGQPTLTADEYGFYNGDVWYRGRYEGTDAARHVDLTYGAGGAGMMQIWLDGKFLGQHELPTGADRPQTYGTVRFDLPEWARKQGSHVISVMVRNNSHNWDLQADDAHKEGRGLISVALAADTGPRAAVPIAWKIKGLAAPVADTMRGPLNNGGLDGEIKGFHLPGDIDTSWKVAKPDSVPAAPGTYWLRSHFDLDLPNGDVALGLVFGDGKTLRSAQKYRVLIFVNGWNMGQYIAHVGPQRTFVLPQGVLNAHGANTIALAVTSDGDPKNKIEPVHLTVLRNARGGVGPISFSTPSK; encoded by the coding sequence ATGAAGGCCCAGTTTCTCTCTGCCGCCGCCGTGCTGGCGTTGGTTGCTTTTGGCGCGCAAGCCGCGCCCGCCCAACCCAGCCACAAGATCACCTGGGATAACCGGTCCTTGATGATCGATGGTAAGCGTGTCGCTATCTGGTCTGGCGAGTTTCATCCCTTCCGTCTGCCGAGCCCTGATCTCTGGCGCGATGCGCTGCAGAAGATGAAGGCGACCGGCTACAACGCCGTGTCGGTCTATTTTCCGTGGGATTTTTATTCCTTCGCCCAAGGCAAATACGATTTCACGGGCGTGCGTGATATCGACCGCTTGTTCACCATCGCGGAAGAAGAGGGGATGTATGTCATCGCGCGCCCCGGACCTTATGCCAATGCAGAGCTGACGCGTGGTGGGTTTCCGGGCTGGCTGGTGAATCAGAAGGCCAAAGCGCGTACGGATGATCCGGCCTATCTTGCGGCCGCCGATGAATGGTTGAGCCAGATCGATCCGATCATCGCCCGCCATCAGGCGACCAAGGGCGGCAGCGTGATCGCCTATCAGATCGAGAACGAGCTTCTCGAAACCACACCCTCGCACAGCCGCTATATGCAGCACCTCGCCGATAAGGTGCGGGATGATGGGATCACCATTCCGCTGTTCTCCAATGACATCGGCCGTAACGGCTACTGGGTGCCCAAATCGAGCAAGGTTGAGAAGACCGTGCCGGGGCCGACCGATCTTTATGCCTGGGATAGCTATCCGGGTGGGCCGTGCATGGCCGATGGTACGCCGGGCGGGCTTCATGCTGCGCCGGATTTCGGCTGGTATAGCCAAGGTGGCGCCAAGGGGGGCAGCTCTGCCTCTCCGAATACGCCCGGCTTCACCTCCGAGTTCGGCGGCGGCTGGTTCGATTTCTGGGGCTCGGATGGGCTCTACACCTGTCTCGCCAACCGCATTGGCAGCGGTTATGAGCGCGTTTTCTATGGCACCAACATCGCCAACGGTCTGATCATCCATAACGTTTATATGGCAGTGGGCGGCACGAGCTGGGGCTGGCTGCCGGGGCCGATCGTCTTTACGTCTTACGATTACGGCGCGGGTATCGACGAAAGCCTGGGCCTGCGCGACAAGGCGCAGACCATGAAAATGATCGGCGGCTTTATCGCGGCCACAGGCGAAAGCCTTGCGGGCATGCAGAAGAGCGATCCGGTCGCGTCTTCCAACCCCACGATCAAGCTTTATCATAACGCCAATCCGGATGATGGCAGCCACCTCATCGTCGCGATGCACAATCCTTCCAGTGCGGTGACGAAAGATAAGTTCAGCTTCTCGCTGAAGACCCGTGATGGCGCCTATCGCATTCCTGCTGAGGGCGAGATCGCCGTCAACGGCCAAGATGCCAAGATGCTGCTCGCCGATTTCGGTTTTTTGGGGCAGCATCTCGTTTATGCGACCTCGCAGCTTCAGACCGCGTTGAAGACCGCAGATGGCGATGTGGCGCTGTTCTATGCCCCGGAGAGCGAGATGGGCGAGATGGTGCTGCGCTATGCTAGCGCGCCGAAAGTCACCGTCTTGGCTGGGCAGGCGCAAAGCCAGTTCGACGCCAAGACCGGCGACCTCCGCCTCAATTATACGCATTCCGGTATTATCCGCTTGCGGATCGAAGGCGGCGGACGCGCGCCGCTGACGTTGCTGATCGCTACAACGGAAATCGGCAAGACCTTCTGGCATGACGGCACTGTGCTGGTACGCGGCGGCGCGCTGCTGCGCAAAGCGAAAGCTGATGGTGGTGTCCTGTCGCTCGAAGGCGATAACACCGCGAGTGAAACGCTAGAGGTTTGGGCCTCCAAGCCCTTCTCGAAGCTTACTTGGAACGGCGACGCGCTCACGCTCACCAAGACCGCATCGGGCAGCGTGGAAACGTCTTCGTTGTCCGCCCCCGAGCCGGTCAAGCTTCCCGATATCTGGGCAGGCACGTGGCGCTTTCAGGCGGGTTCGCCTGAAGCCGCGCGCGATTTTGACGACAGCGCCTGGCGCAAGGCCGATTCCAAAGGTGGTACCTCGACCGTTAAGCCGCCGCTTGGCCAGCCGACACTGACGGCCGACGAGTACGGCTTCTATAACGGCGATGTTTGGTATCGTGGCCGTTATGAGGGTACGGATGCGGCGCGCCATGTCGATCTCACCTATGGCGCGGGCGGCGCAGGGATGATGCAGATTTGGCTGGATGGAAAATTCCTCGGCCAGCATGAGCTTCCCACTGGCGCTGACCGCCCGCAGACTTACGGCACCGTTCGTTTCGATTTGCCGGAATGGGCGCGCAAGCAAGGTAGTCACGTCATTTCAGTAATGGTGCGCAACAACAGCCATAACTGGGATCTGCAGGCCGATGATGCGCATAAGGAAGGCCGTGGCCTGATTTCGGTGGCGCTGGCTGCCGATACTGGTCCGCGCGCGGCGGTTCCGATCGCTTGGAAGATCAAGGGTCTTGCGGCGCCGGTGGCCGATACCATGCGCGGCCCGCTCAACAATGGCGGGCTTGATGGCGAGATCAAGGGCTTCCACCTGCCGGGCGACATCGACACGTCGTGGAAAGTTGCGAAGCCGGATTCCGTTCCGGCGGCCCCTGGCACCTATTGGTTGCGCAGCCATTTCGATCTTGACCTGCCGAACGGCGATGTCGCCCTTGGTCTTGTCTTTGGTGATGGCAAAACCCTGCGCTCGGCGCAGAAATACCGTGTGCTGATTTTTGTGAATGGCTGGAATATGGGCCAGTATATCGCCCATGTCGGCCCGCAGCGCACCTTTGTCCTGCCCCAGGGCGTCTTGAACGCCCATGGCGCCAACACCATCGCGCTTGCTGTTACCAGTGATGGCGATCCCAAGAACAAAATCGAGCCGGTGCATTTGACCGTGCTGCGCAATGCGCGCGGCGGTGTCGGTCCGATCAGCTTTTCCACCCCCAGCAAATGA
- a CDS encoding L-rhamnose mutarotase, protein MHLKKGNEAEYRRRHDEIWPELSAALHDAGIRDYSIFLDEETGNLFAVLRLTPDNTREVLPGLPVMRRWWDYMADLMDVDSTNKPIERALKPVFHMD, encoded by the coding sequence ATGCACCTGAAGAAGGGCAACGAGGCGGAATATCGCCGCCGTCATGATGAGATTTGGCCGGAGCTTAGCGCCGCGCTGCATGATGCCGGTATCCGCGACTATTCCATCTTCCTGGACGAAGAAACGGGCAACCTCTTTGCCGTGTTACGCCTCACGCCCGACAATACCCGCGAGGTTTTGCCGGGGCTGCCGGTGATGCGCCGCTGGTGGGATTACATGGCCGATTTGATGGACGTGGATTCGACCAACAAGCCGATCGAGCGCGCGCTCAAACCCGTCTTCCATATGGATTGA
- a CDS encoding MFS transporter, producing MAARTVRPIHYIAYGLADVLGAGSMAVVAGWILFFYAAFCGLSATEASAIFAISRILDAIWSPLLGHFSDNLGNTWIGRRFGRRRFFLLVSIPLLPSFALMWVSGHSFAYYLFTYIFFELVYASILVPYGTLAPEMTDDYKKLSIFAGVRMLFAQVSAILAGILPKMIISVVGGKDSPDTFLYMGIIFSVLFMLVVTITYLFSWERELPPVKPGAVTEKKSPLDALTGLYKGVGSTLKVRAFRLHLGMYLGGYICQDVFNAAFTYFVVYALFGSVAVASTMMGAMAFTQLIAVAAFIPLILWLQPAPSYRLACFLYAAGIIGLYTLYKINPANVVMLLYIPVLIAGLGRGGLNFIPWNIYNYIADVDEVVTGQRREGIFAGVMIFTRKTTMAIAVMVVGLMLDASGFHQGAKTQTPEAINMIVGLMTVGPLLLLAFGAFVSFRFKLNKHTHATLMATIARFKSGETSPASEKDKAIVEDLSGFSYDSLWGNNTVLGTKK from the coding sequence ATGGCAGCCCGCACGGTTCGCCCGATCCATTACATCGCCTACGGTCTCGCCGATGTTCTCGGCGCTGGCTCGATGGCGGTGGTCGCGGGCTGGATTCTCTTTTTCTATGCCGCCTTCTGCGGTCTTTCGGCGACGGAAGCCTCAGCGATTTTCGCCATCTCGCGCATTCTAGACGCGATTTGGAGCCCGCTGCTCGGCCACTTCTCCGATAACCTCGGTAACACCTGGATTGGGCGGCGGTTCGGGCGCCGCCGTTTCTTCCTGCTCGTTTCCATTCCGCTGTTGCCCAGCTTTGCCCTGATGTGGGTGAGCGGGCACAGCTTTGCCTATTACCTCTTCACCTACATTTTCTTCGAACTCGTCTACGCCTCGATCCTGGTGCCCTATGGCACGCTCGCCCCCGAGATGACGGACGACTACAAGAAGCTCTCCATCTTCGCCGGTGTGCGCATGTTGTTCGCGCAAGTCTCCGCGATCCTGGCAGGCATTCTGCCCAAGATGATCATCTCGGTGGTGGGCGGCAAGGATTCGCCGGACACCTTCCTTTACATGGGCATCATCTTCTCGGTGCTGTTCATGCTGGTGGTGACCATCACCTATCTCTTCAGCTGGGAGCGCGAGCTTCCCCCGGTGAAGCCTGGTGCGGTCACTGAAAAGAAATCGCCGCTGGATGCGCTGACCGGCCTCTACAAAGGTGTCGGCTCCACGCTGAAGGTGCGCGCTTTCCGCCTGCATCTTGGCATGTATCTTGGCGGCTATATCTGCCAAGACGTGTTCAACGCCGCCTTCACCTATTTCGTTGTCTATGCCTTGTTCGGCAGTGTTGCGGTGGCCTCGACCATGATGGGCGCGATGGCTTTCACCCAGCTCATCGCCGTGGCGGCTTTCATCCCTTTGATCCTGTGGTTGCAGCCTGCGCCGTCTTACCGGCTTGCCTGTTTCCTTTATGCGGCAGGCATCATCGGGCTTTACACCCTCTATAAGATCAACCCCGCCAATGTGGTGATGCTGCTCTATATTCCGGTATTAATTGCCGGTCTTGGCCGCGGTGGTTTGAATTTCATTCCCTGGAACATCTACAACTACATCGCTGATGTGGACGAGGTGGTGACGGGGCAGCGCCGCGAGGGCATTTTCGCCGGGGTGATGATCTTCACCCGCAAAACCACCATGGCCATTGCCGTGATGGTGGTCGGCCTGATGCTGGATGCCAGCGGTTTCCATCAGGGTGCCAAGACCCAAACGCCCGAAGCCATCAACATGATCGTTGGTCTCATGACGGTCGGCCCGTTGCTGCTCTTGGCTTTCGGCGCCTTCGTGTCCTTCCGCTTCAAGCTCAACAAGCACACCCATGCGACCCTGATGGCGACCATCGCGCGCTTCAAGAGCGGCGAGACGAGCCCGGCCAGCGAGAAGGACAAGGCCATCGTTGAAGACCTTTCCGGCTTCTCCTACGACTCGCTTTGGGGCAACAACACGGTCCTGGGCACGAAGAAATAA
- the rhaD gene encoding rhamnulose-1-phosphate aldolase, whose protein sequence is MTASGLETSWFIQAMIKATTDMWDKGWDERNGGNVTLRLLDSDVAPYKDQLPIKRKQVMTQYVPELVGQYFLATGSGRFFRNVQIDPEHNIGIFRVGADGHTLEILWGFGETGVPTSEIAAHLQSHAVRQKMVGEKQRVIMHCHATNLISLTYVLRFESANVTRALWEGSTECLVVFPDGVGALEWMVPGTDGIGEATAELMSKHPMVIWAHHGVFACGPTLDDAFGLIDTAEKSAEITVKVISMGGVRQSITTDQLIALAERFKVTPYAPALEIGGWSLAGPSKA, encoded by the coding sequence ATGACTGCCAGCGGGCTCGAAACCTCGTGGTTCATTCAGGCCATGATCAAGGCCACCACGGATATGTGGGATAAGGGGTGGGACGAGCGCAACGGCGGTAACGTCACGCTGCGCCTGCTCGACAGCGATGTCGCGCCGTATAAGGACCAGCTTCCGATTAAGCGTAAGCAGGTGATGACGCAGTATGTCCCTGAGCTTGTGGGGCAATATTTTCTTGCCACGGGTTCGGGCCGCTTCTTCCGCAACGTGCAGATCGATCCCGAACATAATATCGGTATTTTCCGCGTTGGCGCTGATGGCCATACGCTCGAGATTCTCTGGGGCTTTGGCGAAACCGGCGTTCCGACGTCTGAAATCGCCGCGCATCTGCAGTCCCATGCCGTGCGCCAGAAGATGGTTGGCGAGAAGCAGCGCGTCATCATGCATTGCCATGCCACCAATCTGATTTCGCTTACCTATGTGCTGCGTTTTGAATCCGCCAATGTGACCCGCGCTCTGTGGGAAGGCTCGACGGAATGCCTGGTGGTGTTCCCGGATGGCGTTGGCGCGCTGGAATGGATGGTTCCGGGTACGGACGGTATCGGTGAGGCGACGGCTGAACTGATGTCCAAGCATCCTATGGTGATCTGGGCGCATCACGGCGTTTTCGCCTGCGGCCCGACGCTGGATGATGCATTCGGTCTCATCGACACGGCGGAGAAATCTGCTGAGATCACGGTGAAGGTGATTTCGATGGGCGGCGTGCGCCAATCGATCACAACCGATCAGCTCATTGCGCTGGCAGAGCGCTTCAAGGTTACGCCCTATGCACCAGCGCTGGAAATCGGCGGCTGGAGCCTCGCTGGTCCAAGCAAGGCATAA
- a CDS encoding FGGY-family carbohydrate kinase, with product MRELTVVLDIGKSFAKLSLLSQNGEILGKNARPNASVTSTQGYPCLDVEGLESWLSETLSEFARKGRICRIMPVAHGASACLVQEDGTWLAPLDYEAALPAPLAEAYAKERDAFHLTGSPALPCGLNLGAQIFWMEQLAGEAFAKSTIVTWPQFWAWRLCGVAATETTSLGCHTDLWQPGTNIPSPMAQRRGWDKRLAPLYAAGDVLGTVTPEWQQRCGLPADCKVYCGLHDSNAALIAMRGFPEVKGREHTVLSTGTWFIAMHATLGKRALDLAALPEARDCLVNVDAFGAPVPSARFMGGRETEILEAAPVEQLDAGANGAALLDAAREVIAEGVFALPTFQTGVGPFGQSEGRWMRRPEEQLKRRAAISLYLALVTDTMLGLIGSTGPIVAEGRFAGDVVFMSTLAKLRPSQPIYAAPTSASVQYGALRLMFPELAPSETLAQTAANDLPIEDYAASWREMANQ from the coding sequence GTGCGCGAACTTACGGTGGTGCTGGATATCGGAAAATCCTTCGCCAAACTCAGCCTACTCTCACAAAATGGCGAAATACTTGGAAAAAATGCCCGTCCCAATGCATCCGTGACGAGTACGCAGGGTTATCCCTGCTTGGACGTGGAAGGGCTGGAAAGCTGGCTTTCTGAGACATTGAGCGAATTTGCGCGAAAAGGCCGCATATGCCGCATCATGCCCGTGGCGCATGGCGCATCGGCCTGCCTCGTTCAGGAAGATGGAACTTGGCTCGCGCCGCTAGATTATGAAGCCGCCCTGCCCGCCCCGCTGGCAGAGGCTTATGCAAAAGAACGCGATGCGTTCCATCTGACGGGCTCGCCCGCACTTCCTTGCGGCCTCAATCTCGGCGCGCAGATCTTCTGGATGGAGCAGCTAGCGGGTGAGGCTTTCGCCAAAAGCACCATCGTCACCTGGCCGCAATTCTGGGCTTGGCGCCTGTGCGGCGTTGCTGCCACCGAAACCACCAGCCTCGGCTGCCATACGGATTTGTGGCAACCCGGTACGAACATCCCCTCCCCCATGGCGCAGCGCCGTGGCTGGGATAAGCGGCTCGCGCCTTTATACGCGGCTGGCGATGTGCTCGGCACGGTCACGCCGGAATGGCAGCAGCGTTGCGGCTTGCCTGCGGATTGCAAAGTCTATTGCGGCTTGCATGACAGCAACGCAGCGCTCATCGCCATGCGCGGCTTTCCTGAAGTGAAAGGCCGCGAACACACCGTGCTTTCTACGGGCACATGGTTCATCGCCATGCATGCAACGCTTGGAAAGCGTGCGCTTGATCTCGCAGCATTGCCGGAAGCCCGTGATTGCCTCGTCAATGTCGATGCCTTCGGAGCACCCGTTCCGTCCGCGCGCTTCATGGGCGGACGTGAAACGGAAATTCTGGAAGCAGCGCCGGTGGAGCAGCTTGATGCCGGAGCCAATGGCGCGGCCCTGCTTGATGCCGCGCGCGAGGTGATTGCGGAAGGCGTTTTTGCCTTGCCGACTTTCCAAACCGGTGTTGGACCATTCGGCCAAAGCGAAGGCCGCTGGATGCGTCGCCCCGAAGAGCAGCTGAAGCGCCGCGCCGCGATTTCGCTGTATCTGGCGCTGGTCACCGACACCATGCTGGGCTTGATCGGCTCCACCGGACCGATTGTTGCTGAAGGCCGTTTTGCAGGCGATGTGGTTTTCATGAGCACCCTCGCAAAACTGCGCCCCAGCCAGCCCATCTATGCCGCCCCGACCTCAGCCAGCGTGCAATATGGCGCCTTGCGTTTGATGTTCCCTGAACTGGCACCGAGCGAAACGCTCGCGCAAACAGCTGCAAACGATCTTCCCATTGAGGATTACGCCGCATCTTGGCGCGAAATGGCGAACCAGTAG
- a CDS encoding sugar isomerase, giving the protein MTIKRPLNEEIIATHNAKHSAAIDADYAALAAKLARVGINIDAVKAKVASFAVAIPSWGTATGGTRFGRFPIPGEPTNVQERLTDCAVVQQLCRVTPGVSTHFPWDNTSDPAAMREEAESLGLYFDAVNSNTFQDQPGQAETYKFGSLSAAAKASREQAIAHNIDCIEIGKKLGSKALTVWVGDGTNFPGQQSFRDSFDRYLDSSAAIYAALPSDWLMLIEHKFFEPAFYSTVIADWGVNLMAANALGAKARCLVDLGHHAPNVNVEQIVSMLDRVGKLGGFHFNDSKYGDDDLDAGAINPHRLFLIFNELVEAELRAPKEFAPAYMIDESHNLTDPAESLLSAAEAIVCAYARALLVDRVALKAHRESNDVLMAFKTLRAAYNIDVSPLVAKARVDAGGAADPVAALRESGWRKAKAAERKSEVNKAAGII; this is encoded by the coding sequence ATGACGATCAAGCGGCCGCTGAATGAAGAGATCATTGCGACCCACAATGCCAAACACAGCGCCGCCATTGATGCGGATTACGCTGCTCTGGCTGCAAAGCTCGCCCGCGTTGGCATCAATATCGACGCCGTCAAGGCGAAGGTTGCCTCTTTCGCGGTTGCCATCCCGAGCTGGGGCACGGCGACGGGCGGCACGCGCTTTGGCCGCTTCCCGATCCCGGGTGAGCCCACCAATGTGCAGGAACGTTTGACCGATTGCGCCGTGGTGCAGCAGCTCTGCCGCGTCACCCCCGGCGTCTCGACCCACTTCCCCTGGGACAACACCTCCGATCCGGCCGCGATGCGCGAAGAGGCCGAAAGCCTTGGTCTTTATTTCGATGCGGTGAATTCCAACACCTTCCAGGATCAGCCCGGCCAGGCAGAAACCTATAAGTTCGGCAGCCTTTCGGCCGCGGCCAAGGCGTCCCGCGAGCAGGCGATCGCCCACAACATCGATTGCATCGAAATCGGCAAGAAGCTCGGCTCCAAGGCGTTGACCGTGTGGGTCGGCGACGGCACCAACTTCCCAGGCCAGCAGAGCTTCCGCGACAGCTTTGATCGTTATCTCGACAGCTCCGCCGCGATCTATGCCGCGCTGCCCTCCGATTGGCTGATGCTGATCGAGCACAAGTTCTTTGAACCGGCCTTCTATTCGACCGTGATCGCCGATTGGGGCGTCAACCTGATGGCCGCCAATGCGCTGGGCGCTAAGGCCCGCTGCCTTGTCGACCTTGGCCACCATGCGCCGAACGTGAACGTCGAGCAGATCGTGTCGATGCTGGATCGCGTCGGCAAGCTCGGCGGCTTCCACTTCAACGATTCCAAGTATGGCGATGACGATCTCGACGCCGGTGCGATCAACCCGCATCGCCTGTTCCTGATCTTCAACGAGCTCGTCGAAGCTGAGCTGCGCGCGCCCAAGGAATTCGCCCCGGCTTACATGATCGATGAATCCCATAACCTCACCGATCCGGCGGAAAGCCTGCTCTCGGCGGCGGAAGCCATCGTCTGCGCCTATGCCCGTGCGCTTCTGGTGGATCGCGTCGCGCTCAAGGCCCATCGCGAATCCAACGACGTGCTGATGGCGTTCAAGACCCTGCGCGCGGCTTATAACATTGATGTGTCGCCGCTGGTGGCCAAGGCTCGCGTTGATGCGGGTGGCGCTGCCGATCCGGTTGCCGCGCTGCGCGAAAGCGGCTGGCGCAAAGCCAAGGCCGCCGAGCGCAAGAGCGAAGTCAATAAAGCTGCTGGCATCATCTAA